In Bradyrhizobium guangxiense, the following are encoded in one genomic region:
- a CDS encoding ATP-binding protein, producing the protein MEQFSAPPVAGAAAGAARVVPLHDHVAVRSQMLTENKQVSVLFVDVCDSTSLLQHSDPEESRNYLGKALNHLAEAVGTYGGTVSQLLGDGLVALFGAPVAQEDHALRACLAALKMQRASIPGQEVQGVASPMLRVGINSGEVLVGVVGQYGWSHYGADGKTIHLASRLEKMAPPGGILISAATQRLVAQQIDTRPVGTRSVRGLDDPVELHEVIVATESSAAAPLTRKERWAPLVGREEALRILAGDVDIARSGAMRTIGLCGDAGIGKSRLIADWVAALASRGMEVCVAQARGYASARAYSTAADLIVSLAGLPQTSGTDAESVRQTLAAKWGAEGAAHLAAVNDLLGLAAPDQAWLELNPAQRRRRIGDALLWLVRRRTEAGPFVLVLEDVFLADRESRRLFEALLPKLQGLPILVCVSYRPDFDHQWRQAPWFAERVIEPLRDGEMLRLARALLGDDLSVLGVMNELVGRADGNPFFLEQLVITLIDDGSLEGTPGAYRLQRPPGDLRVPGSIAAVIGARVDRLPEAAKSALEAAAILGDPITRELIAAMQAVDLGRAEELLGLCVASGLLAGPDQARGQLEQHVFAFRHALVRDVVLGALTRARLKALHRQAFLALHAQPGATEADVAPALAHHAFKGEEWEQAARFTVKSMARAISRSANQEALQLFDRGLQAARRVDDASIAQTLELALRLEAIGAMLALGQIDDIFSNMERAEAIAVQLNDQRARAAVSTETAVFLWMRGRFEQGLRYASQGLEAARLAQRRHMMMAAHQTRLMHLHALGRYAEAAVESQVLLSDYGPELSAHVVQPGWAAIPIINLYAFHASTLWRLGDGATAHAFCAKAYEILSNINHPYSRLLIDTVQSQIWIESRELDRAESVMRMGVQQCLTHNVPTMLSVCTGVLGSALAHNGKAAEAVTMLEKGFADRIYEAAGPYGRTFMRVSLGVAYRKLGRLDDAIAVGRKAVEQAAEEYGHQTEALYELAETLRQAGDTAGAETHFGRVAEAAERLGMPHYQRQAAAALADRRKDGYAA; encoded by the coding sequence GTGGAGCAGTTCTCCGCTCCGCCGGTTGCCGGCGCAGCTGCCGGCGCAGCGCGGGTTGTTCCGCTGCATGATCATGTCGCGGTTCGGTCACAGATGCTGACCGAGAACAAGCAAGTCAGCGTTCTGTTCGTCGACGTCTGCGACTCGACATCGCTGCTCCAGCACTCCGACCCCGAGGAATCCCGCAACTATCTCGGCAAGGCGCTGAACCACTTGGCCGAGGCGGTCGGGACCTATGGCGGCACGGTCAGCCAGTTGCTGGGCGATGGGCTCGTCGCCTTGTTCGGCGCGCCCGTGGCCCAGGAGGATCACGCCCTGCGGGCCTGTCTTGCCGCTCTCAAGATGCAGAGAGCAAGCATTCCCGGCCAGGAGGTTCAGGGCGTGGCCAGCCCGATGCTGCGCGTCGGCATCAATTCGGGCGAGGTGCTGGTCGGTGTCGTCGGCCAATATGGTTGGTCGCACTACGGTGCGGACGGCAAGACCATTCACCTTGCCTCGCGGCTCGAAAAGATGGCTCCACCCGGCGGCATCCTGATCAGCGCCGCAACGCAGCGCCTTGTCGCGCAACAGATCGACACGCGCCCGGTGGGGACGCGGTCGGTCCGAGGGCTGGATGATCCGGTCGAGCTCCATGAGGTCATAGTCGCCACCGAAAGTTCGGCAGCGGCGCCGTTGACACGCAAGGAGCGCTGGGCGCCTCTGGTCGGCCGCGAGGAGGCTTTGCGGATCCTGGCCGGGGACGTCGATATCGCTCGCTCCGGCGCGATGCGAACCATCGGGCTGTGCGGCGATGCCGGGATCGGGAAATCCCGCTTGATCGCCGACTGGGTCGCCGCGCTCGCAAGCCGCGGCATGGAGGTCTGCGTTGCTCAGGCGAGGGGTTATGCGAGCGCCCGCGCTTACAGCACCGCCGCGGACCTGATCGTAAGCCTGGCCGGCCTGCCGCAAACGAGCGGGACAGACGCGGAATCCGTCAGGCAGACCCTGGCTGCCAAATGGGGCGCTGAGGGCGCCGCGCATCTCGCCGCGGTCAATGACCTGTTGGGGCTGGCAGCGCCGGACCAGGCCTGGCTGGAGCTGAACCCGGCGCAGCGGCGACGCCGAATAGGCGACGCATTGCTGTGGCTCGTGCGCAGACGTACCGAGGCGGGCCCGTTCGTGCTCGTGCTCGAGGATGTTTTCCTGGCCGATCGCGAGAGCCGGCGGTTGTTCGAGGCTCTGCTTCCAAAACTCCAGGGACTGCCCATCCTCGTTTGCGTGAGCTATCGCCCCGATTTCGACCATCAGTGGCGGCAGGCGCCCTGGTTTGCAGAGCGGGTGATCGAGCCTCTGCGCGACGGCGAGATGCTCAGGCTCGCGCGCGCGTTGCTGGGCGATGATCTATCCGTGCTCGGCGTCATGAACGAATTGGTCGGGCGCGCCGACGGCAATCCCTTCTTCCTGGAGCAGTTGGTCATTACGCTGATCGACGACGGATCGCTCGAGGGAACGCCGGGTGCGTACCGCCTGCAGAGGCCGCCCGGAGATCTGCGCGTGCCGGGCTCCATCGCCGCGGTGATCGGCGCGCGCGTCGATCGCTTGCCGGAAGCCGCCAAGTCCGCGCTCGAGGCTGCTGCGATCCTTGGCGATCCCATCACGCGCGAGCTGATCGCGGCGATGCAGGCCGTCGATCTTGGGCGTGCCGAAGAATTGCTCGGTCTGTGCGTTGCATCCGGACTGCTGGCCGGGCCGGATCAGGCGCGCGGTCAGCTCGAGCAGCACGTGTTCGCGTTTCGGCACGCATTGGTGCGCGACGTCGTGCTCGGCGCCCTCACGCGCGCGCGTCTCAAGGCGCTGCACCGACAGGCCTTCCTGGCGCTGCATGCGCAGCCGGGGGCGACCGAGGCGGATGTCGCGCCGGCGCTGGCGCACCATGCCTTCAAAGGGGAGGAATGGGAGCAGGCGGCGAGATTCACGGTCAAGTCGATGGCCCGTGCCATCTCGCGCTCGGCCAATCAGGAAGCCCTTCAACTGTTCGACAGAGGTCTTCAGGCGGCCCGCCGTGTCGACGACGCCTCGATTGCGCAGACCCTCGAGCTCGCGCTTCGGCTGGAGGCGATCGGGGCGATGCTGGCGCTCGGCCAGATCGACGACATCTTCAGCAATATGGAGCGCGCGGAAGCCATCGCGGTGCAGCTGAACGATCAGCGCGCGCGCGCGGCGGTGTCGACCGAAACGGCGGTGTTCCTTTGGATGCGCGGACGCTTCGAGCAAGGCCTGCGCTATGCCTCACAGGGGCTCGAGGCGGCTCGCCTGGCGCAGCGCCGTCACATGATGATGGCGGCGCATCAGACCCGCCTCATGCACCTCCATGCTCTCGGTCGATATGCAGAGGCGGCCGTGGAAAGCCAGGTTCTGCTCTCCGACTACGGACCGGAGCTGTCGGCGCATGTCGTCCAACCCGGATGGGCCGCCATTCCCATCATCAATCTGTATGCGTTTCATGCCAGCACGCTCTGGCGGCTGGGAGACGGCGCAACCGCCCACGCGTTCTGCGCCAAGGCCTACGAGATCCTGTCGAACATCAATCATCCCTATTCCCGCCTGCTCATCGACACCGTGCAGTCGCAGATCTGGATCGAGAGCAGGGAGCTCGATCGGGCCGAGTCCGTGATGCGCATGGGTGTGCAGCAATGCTTGACGCACAACGTCCCGACCATGCTTTCGGTCTGCACCGGCGTTCTGGGCAGCGCGCTCGCGCACAACGGCAAGGCCGCCGAAGCGGTGACGATGCTGGAGAAGGGGTTCGCCGATCGGATCTACGAGGCGGCCGGTCCCTACGGCAGGACGTTCATGCGCGTGAGCCTCGGCGTCGCCTATCGCAAGCTCGGTCGGCTGGACGATGCGATCGCCGTCGGTCGCAAAGCCGTCGAGCAGGCTGCTGAAGAATACGGCCACCAGACCGAAGCTCTGTACGAGCTTGCGGAGACCTTGCGGC
- a CDS encoding Nramp family divalent metal transporter: MDARSPDLPPDTAAGWRADAPATKSLAEVNATIAIPAAGRWWRRLLAFVGPGYLVSVGYMDPGNWATDLAGGSKFGYTLLSVILLSNLMAILLQSLAARLGIVTDRDLAQACRATYSPAVNFLLWLACEAAIIACDLAEVIGTAIALKLLFGIPLIGGALLAALDAFLLLLLMNRGFRFLEAFVIALLAVIAVCFAVQIVAAAPPVAEVLQGFMPKTEIFINPEMLYIAIGIIGATVMPHNLYLHSSIVQTRAYARNDTGRREAIKWATTDSTIALMLALFINAAILVVAAATFHKSGHSDVAEIGQAFELLSPLLGLGIASTLFAVALLASGLNSTVTATLAGQIVMEGFLDLRLPSWARRLLTRGIAIIPVIVVTAIYGERGTADLLVFSQVVLSMQLPFAVIPLVRFVSDRRKMGKFAISRSVAAIAWIIAGVIVILNLKLLFDTLFG, translated from the coding sequence ATGGATGCCCGATCGCCCGATTTGCCCCCCGACACCGCCGCCGGCTGGCGCGCTGATGCGCCCGCCACCAAAAGCCTCGCCGAGGTCAATGCCACGATCGCCATTCCGGCCGCTGGCCGCTGGTGGCGGCGGCTGCTCGCCTTCGTCGGCCCGGGCTATCTCGTCTCGGTCGGCTACATGGACCCCGGCAATTGGGCGACCGACCTCGCCGGTGGTTCGAAGTTTGGCTACACGCTGCTGTCCGTCATCCTGCTCTCGAATTTGATGGCGATCCTGCTGCAGTCGCTGGCGGCACGGCTCGGCATCGTCACCGACCGCGACCTCGCGCAGGCCTGCCGCGCCACCTATTCGCCGGCGGTGAACTTCCTGCTCTGGCTGGCTTGCGAGGCGGCGATCATCGCCTGCGATCTCGCCGAGGTCATCGGCACCGCAATCGCGCTCAAGCTCCTGTTCGGCATTCCCCTGATCGGCGGCGCGCTGCTCGCAGCGCTCGATGCCTTCCTGCTGCTGTTGCTGATGAACCGCGGCTTCCGCTTCCTGGAAGCTTTCGTCATCGCGCTGCTTGCGGTGATCGCGGTCTGTTTCGCGGTCCAGATCGTCGCCGCCGCGCCGCCGGTGGCGGAGGTCCTGCAGGGCTTCATGCCGAAGACCGAGATCTTCATCAACCCCGAAATGCTCTACATCGCGATCGGCATCATCGGCGCGACGGTGATGCCCCACAATCTCTATCTGCATTCCTCGATCGTGCAGACGCGCGCCTATGCGCGCAACGACACCGGTCGGCGCGAAGCGATCAAATGGGCGACGACGGATTCGACCATCGCGCTGATGCTGGCGCTGTTCATCAATGCCGCCATCCTCGTCGTCGCCGCGGCGACGTTCCACAAGAGCGGCCATTCGGATGTTGCCGAGATCGGCCAGGCCTTCGAGCTGTTGTCGCCGCTGCTGGGGCTCGGCATCGCCTCGACGCTGTTCGCGGTGGCGCTGCTCGCCTCTGGCCTGAACTCGACGGTGACCGCGACGCTCGCCGGCCAGATCGTGATGGAAGGGTTTCTCGACCTTCGCCTGCCGAGCTGGGCGCGCCGCCTGCTCACGCGCGGCATCGCGATCATTCCCGTGATCGTCGTCACCGCAATCTATGGCGAGCGCGGCACGGCGGATTTGCTGGTGTTCAGCCAGGTCGTGCTGTCGATGCAGTTGCCCTTCGCCGTCATCCCGCTGGTTCGCTTCGTTTCCGACCGCCGCAAGATGGGCAAGTTCGCGATATCGAGATCGGTCGCGGCGATCGCGTGGATCATCGCAGGCGTGATCGTGATCCTGAACTTGAAGCTGTTGTTCGACACATTGTTTGGATGA
- a CDS encoding MFS transporter, giving the protein MSTPPRLPDTFGRLAWSNLAAQSAEQIALAAAPIVAVLTLGVAEGQTGLLQTALTLPFVLFAIPAGLLADRISRRSLMAGAEALRAAALGTIVLLLALGALNLPLLALLGFTAVCGTVVYSVAAPALVPSLVSAELLPAANARIELARTIAFASGPALGGALVGWWGASPAFGFAAALSAIAVVLLSGIYEPARAPAPRRHPFQDIREGAAFVFRHPLLRPVFITQFIFNTGWFLQIAVFVPYAVRHLGLTAAAVGTVLTMYGVGMVIGALIATRVMRRISFGTVVGLGPVTGFIAAVVMALTVPVPSPWLAALSFFLLGVGPILWVISTTTLRQSVTPPRLLGRVSAINIMSYGARPIGSALGAIVGGFWSAEACLYLAAAVFGVQALVIWLSPAVALDRQPEMVGDEVAAGG; this is encoded by the coding sequence ATGTCAACGCCCCCTCGTCTTCCCGACACCTTTGGCCGGCTTGCCTGGTCCAACCTCGCAGCGCAGTCCGCCGAGCAGATCGCCTTGGCGGCAGCCCCCATCGTCGCCGTGCTCACGCTCGGCGTCGCGGAAGGCCAGACCGGCCTGTTGCAGACCGCGCTGACCCTGCCCTTTGTGCTGTTCGCAATTCCCGCCGGCCTGCTCGCCGACCGCATCTCGCGCCGCTCGCTGATGGCGGGGGCCGAGGCGCTGCGGGCCGCAGCGCTCGGGACGATCGTACTGCTGCTCGCGCTCGGCGCGCTCAATCTGCCGCTGTTGGCGCTGCTCGGCTTCACTGCTGTGTGCGGCACGGTCGTCTACAGCGTGGCCGCGCCAGCGCTGGTGCCTTCGCTCGTGAGCGCGGAGCTATTGCCGGCGGCAAATGCGCGGATCGAGCTTGCGCGCACCATCGCCTTTGCCAGCGGCCCCGCGCTCGGCGGCGCGCTGGTCGGCTGGTGGGGCGCGAGCCCGGCCTTCGGCTTTGCCGCGGCGCTCTCGGCCATCGCCGTCGTGCTGCTCTCCGGCATCTACGAGCCCGCACGTGCCCCCGCGCCGCGCCGCCATCCGTTCCAGGACATCCGCGAAGGCGCGGCTTTCGTGTTTCGGCATCCGCTGCTGCGGCCGGTGTTCATCACCCAGTTCATCTTCAACACTGGCTGGTTCCTTCAGATCGCCGTGTTCGTGCCCTACGCCGTACGCCATCTCGGCCTGACCGCCGCGGCCGTCGGCACGGTGCTGACCATGTACGGCGTCGGCATGGTGATCGGCGCACTGATCGCAACCCGCGTGATGCGGCGCATCAGCTTCGGCACCGTGGTCGGTCTCGGCCCGGTCACCGGCTTCATTGCCGCGGTGGTGATGGCGCTGACAGTGCCGGTCCCCTCGCCGTGGCTTGCGGCCTTGAGCTTCTTCCTGCTCGGCGTCGGGCCAATCCTGTGGGTGATCTCGACCACGACGCTGCGCCAGTCGGTGACGCCGCCGCGCCTCTTGGGACGCGTCTCCGCCATCAACATCATGAGCTACGGCGCCCGCCCGATCGGCTCCGCGCTGGGCGCAATCGTCGGCGGGTTCTGGAGCGCGGAAGCCTGTCTCTATCTGGCGGCCGCGGTGTTCGGCGTGCAAGCGCTGGTGATCTGGCTGTCGCCGGCCGTGGCGCTCGACCGGCAGCCGGAGATGGTGGGGGACGAAGTCGCGGCGGGGGGCTAG
- a CDS encoding adenylate/guanylate cyclase domain-containing protein gives MQLSSRLELMNWLASQGLTGLPEPELLRGFCERCRAQGLDLSRGLVVIDTLHPIYEGRAFRWSDTPSNESDVIEYGSTAEGDAAKNWRRSVFYHLLEHGHDEMVIDLAEAPSLDFSQIGDLAENGHRHFLAFVHRFGETGALGQMDCLYSYWTTRRDDGFTEAELAALRDLVPVLGLAIKSAQQVDIVRTLGRVYLGRDASEQVLRGRISRGVTERINAVLWYSDLRGSTAISESIGPDEIIPFLNDYAQAVIDAIHGAGGDVLKLIGDGVLAMFWGEDMADARRAALRAEHLFRKNIATLNARRAAEGRPTTSAYIGLHVGQVFYGNIGSDDRLDFTVVGPTVNEVSRIASMSRSVDRELLASSEFYKGLDAAGRRYLVSTGRYALRGIGRAQDLYTLDPDVDASEPVTGSYERYLAS, from the coding sequence ATGCAATTATCCTCGCGCCTCGAATTGATGAACTGGTTGGCCAGCCAGGGCCTGACTGGCCTGCCCGAACCCGAGCTGCTGCGCGGCTTCTGCGAGCGCTGCCGCGCCCAAGGCCTCGACCTGTCGCGCGGCCTCGTCGTCATCGACACGCTGCATCCGATCTACGAGGGCCGCGCTTTCCGCTGGAGCGATACGCCGAGCAACGAAAGCGACGTCATCGAGTACGGTTCGACGGCGGAAGGCGACGCGGCCAAGAACTGGCGCCGCTCGGTGTTCTATCATTTGCTCGAGCATGGCCACGACGAGATGGTGATCGACCTCGCCGAGGCGCCGTCGCTCGATTTCTCGCAGATCGGCGACCTCGCCGAAAATGGCCATCGGCATTTTCTGGCTTTCGTGCACCGCTTCGGCGAGACCGGCGCGCTCGGGCAGATGGACTGCCTCTATTCCTATTGGACGACGCGGCGGGACGACGGCTTTACCGAGGCCGAGCTTGCTGCGCTGCGCGATCTCGTCCCGGTGCTCGGTCTTGCGATCAAGTCGGCGCAGCAGGTCGACATCGTGCGGACCCTCGGCCGCGTCTATCTCGGCCGCGACGCCTCCGAGCAGGTGCTGCGCGGGCGCATCTCGCGCGGCGTCACAGAGCGCATCAACGCGGTGCTCTGGTATTCGGATCTGCGCGGCTCGACCGCAATCAGCGAGAGCATCGGCCCCGACGAGATCATCCCGTTCCTCAACGACTATGCGCAGGCCGTGATCGACGCGATCCACGGCGCCGGCGGCGATGTGCTGAAGCTGATCGGCGACGGCGTGCTCGCGATGTTCTGGGGCGAGGACATGGCGGATGCGCGCCGTGCCGCGCTCCGTGCCGAGCATCTGTTCCGCAAGAACATCGCGACCCTGAATGCCCGCCGGGCGGCGGAGGGCCGTCCGACGACGTCGGCCTATATCGGCCTGCATGTCGGCCAGGTCTTCTACGGCAATATCGGCAGCGATGACCGGCTCGACTTCACCGTGGTCGGCCCGACCGTCAACGAGGTCAGCCGTATCGCCTCGATGAGCCGCTCGGTCGACCGCGAATTGCTGGCGTCATCCGAATTCTACAAGGGCCTCGATGCCGCCGGGCGCCGCTATCTCGTCTCCACCGGCCGTTACGCGCTGCGCGGCATCGGTCGCGCGCAGGATCTCTACACTCTGGACCCCGATGTCGATGCGAGCGAGCCGGTGACGGGAAGCTACGAGCGTTATCTGGCGAGTTAG